The Salegentibacter mishustinae genome includes a window with the following:
- a CDS encoding TonB-dependent receptor, which produces MKFSLPFSLILVFLFISLGVNAQETYSLKGTITNASSNETLIGVNIIIPEENKGVVTNEYGFYSIKLPEGTYTVEISYLGFQSLRERITINGDTTFNTALTESSESLDEVVIQSNNESFNIKSPEMSVNKLSINTIQKLPVVFGEVDIIKSLLLLPGVSNAGEGASGFNVRGGAVDQNLILLDEATIFNSSHLFGFFSVFNPDAIKDLKLYKGGIPAKYGGRVSSVLDIYQRDGNSKEFEAQGGIGAISSRLLAEGPIVKDKGSFLVGGRSSYAHLFLKLADNPNLAYFYDLNTKLTYSLNDENKLLFSGYFGRDVFDINQNFINTYGNSVFNLRWNHLVSDDIFTNLSLIYSDYYYGLTLDFVGFNWDSGIKNLNIKYDFNHYLNNTFQLEYGIHNTYYEFNPGEIEPIDENSGINYFKLTNKYAFENATYFSVEHTISNRFSAEYGIRFSNFFRLGQDSFNVYENNNPIIYNSSLDIYEEAEPVGQESYSRSEVIKTYSNLEPRLALAYSFTDNQSIKASYNRMAQYLHLISNTSSPTPLDVWAPSGPFIKPQILDQYALGYFRKFQEGKYTLESEAFYKDIQNRIDYVNGANLIANNNIETIILNGKSRAYGLEILAKKNEGRLTGWLAYTLSKSKQQTPGRTPNESGINNGKWYATNYDKTHDISFTTTYDYNKKWDFSANFAFQTGLPVTYPTGQYNFNGINVPVYGDRNSNRLPAYHRLDISATYIPKPNKQNGLQSSWNFGIYNVYNRKNANSISFRENDDTGRNEAAKLSLFGIIPSVTYNFKF; this is translated from the coding sequence TTGAAATTCTCTCTTCCTTTTTCCCTTATATTAGTTTTCCTCTTTATCAGTTTAGGTGTAAACGCACAAGAAACTTACTCTTTAAAAGGAACTATTACCAATGCCTCCAGTAATGAAACCCTAATAGGGGTCAATATTATAATCCCTGAAGAAAATAAAGGCGTGGTGACCAACGAATATGGTTTCTATTCCATCAAATTACCTGAAGGCACATATACCGTAGAAATCTCGTACCTGGGTTTTCAAAGCCTTAGAGAAAGAATTACCATAAATGGAGATACTACCTTTAATACAGCACTTACTGAAAGTTCAGAGAGTTTAGACGAAGTAGTTATACAATCTAATAACGAAAGTTTCAACATTAAGAGTCCTGAAATGAGCGTCAATAAACTTTCTATAAATACCATTCAAAAACTGCCGGTTGTTTTTGGGGAGGTAGATATTATAAAATCACTCCTATTATTGCCTGGTGTTTCTAATGCTGGGGAAGGCGCTTCAGGATTTAATGTTCGTGGTGGAGCTGTAGATCAAAATCTTATTTTACTTGATGAAGCTACTATTTTTAATTCTTCCCACCTCTTTGGTTTCTTTTCGGTTTTTAATCCCGATGCAATTAAAGATCTAAAACTTTACAAAGGCGGAATTCCAGCTAAATACGGGGGCAGGGTTTCATCGGTGTTAGATATTTATCAGAGGGATGGCAATAGTAAAGAATTTGAAGCCCAGGGCGGAATTGGCGCTATTTCCAGCCGATTACTTGCCGAAGGCCCTATTGTAAAAGATAAAGGTTCTTTTCTTGTAGGAGGCCGAAGTTCTTATGCTCACTTATTTCTAAAGTTAGCCGATAATCCAAACTTAGCCTACTTCTATGATCTCAATACAAAACTGACCTATTCCCTGAATGATGAGAATAAACTATTGTTTTCAGGATATTTTGGTCGTGATGTTTTTGACATTAACCAGAATTTTATAAATACTTACGGCAATTCAGTTTTTAACCTTAGATGGAATCACTTAGTTTCCGATGATATTTTCACTAATCTATCGCTTATTTATAGCGATTACTATTACGGACTTACGCTTGATTTTGTAGGATTCAACTGGGATAGCGGTATTAAAAACCTGAACATTAAATACGACTTTAACCATTATCTAAATAATACCTTCCAATTGGAATACGGGATTCATAATACTTACTATGAATTTAACCCGGGAGAGATTGAACCAATAGATGAAAATTCTGGTATAAATTATTTTAAGCTTACCAATAAATACGCTTTTGAAAATGCAACTTACTTTTCTGTGGAACATACGATATCTAATCGTTTTTCCGCAGAATATGGAATACGATTCAGCAATTTCTTTAGGCTTGGGCAAGATAGCTTCAATGTATACGAAAATAATAATCCAATAATCTATAATTCCAGCCTTGATATTTATGAGGAAGCCGAACCTGTAGGTCAGGAATCATATTCAAGGTCTGAAGTAATTAAGACCTATTCTAACCTGGAACCGAGACTTGCATTAGCTTATAGTTTTACCGATAATCAATCTATAAAAGCCAGCTATAATAGAATGGCTCAATATCTTCATTTAATTTCTAATACCAGTTCCCCTACTCCACTTGATGTTTGGGCACCAAGCGGCCCATTTATTAAGCCACAAATTCTGGATCAATATGCTTTAGGATATTTTCGTAAATTTCAGGAAGGAAAATATACTTTAGAATCAGAAGCCTTTTATAAAGATATTCAGAATCGAATAGACTATGTGAACGGAGCTAATCTTATTGCGAACAACAACATTGAAACTATTATCTTAAACGGGAAATCAAGGGCTTATGGCTTGGAAATTTTAGCTAAAAAGAATGAAGGTCGTCTAACCGGGTGGTTGGCGTATACTTTATCTAAATCTAAACAACAAACTCCGGGCAGAACACCCAATGAAAGTGGTATAAATAATGGAAAATGGTACGCTACAAATTATGATAAAACACACGACATAAGTTTTACAACCACTTATGATTATAATAAGAAGTGGGATTTTAGTGCAAATTTTGCTTTTCAAACCGGTTTACCGGTCACTTATCCTACCGGTCAATATAATTTTAACGGAATAAACGTTCCGGTTTATGGCGATAGAAATAGCAATAGATTACCGGCTTATCATAGATTAGACATTTCAGCAACCTACATCCCCAAACCGAATAAACAAAATGGGTTGCAATCATCCTGGAATTTTGGTATTTATAACGTATATAATAGAAAAAACGCGAATTCAATAAGCTTTAGAGAGAATGATGACACCGGGCGCAATGAGGCTGCAAAATTAAGCCTATTCGGAATAATACCATCTGTGACTTATAATTTTAAATTTTAA
- the rplS gene encoding 50S ribosomal protein L19, giving the protein MESLIKYVQDEFVERKDLPQFSAGDTITVYYEIKEGQKTRTQFFKGVVIQKRGSGASQTFTIRKMSGTVGVERIFPLNLPAIQKIELNKRGKVRRARIYYFRELTGKKARIKEAKR; this is encoded by the coding sequence ATGGAATCGTTAATTAAGTACGTACAAGACGAATTCGTTGAAAGAAAAGATTTACCTCAATTTTCTGCAGGTGATACTATTACTGTGTATTACGAAATTAAAGAGGGTCAAAAAACCCGTACCCAGTTTTTTAAAGGGGTAGTAATTCAGAAAAGAGGAAGCGGTGCTTCACAAACATTTACCATTAGAAAAATGAGTGGTACTGTAGGTGTAGAAAGAATTTTTCCTTTAAACCTTCCTGCAATTCAAAAAATTGAATTGAACAAACGAGGAAAAGTAAGAAGAGCTCGTATTTATTACTTTAGAGAACTTACCGGGAAAAAAGCCCGTATTAAGGAAGCTAAAAGATAA
- the trmD gene encoding tRNA (guanosine(37)-N1)-methyltransferase TrmD, which yields MRIDIITVVPDLLKSPFDASILKRAIENGHVEIHLHNLRDYVTDNYKQIDDYQFGGGAGMVMMVEPIDKCISDLKSQRDYDEVIYMSPDGERFNQKTANALSLKENIIILCGHYKGVDQRVRDHFITKEISIGDYVLSGGELGAAVVCDAIIRLIPGVLGNETSALTDSFQDNLLAPPVYTRPAEYKGWKVPEILTSGNFPKIEAWREEKAWERTKRLRPDLLDETEK from the coding sequence ATGCGCATAGATATAATTACCGTAGTTCCAGATTTACTTAAAAGCCCTTTTGATGCTTCCATTCTAAAAAGGGCTATAGAAAACGGCCACGTAGAAATTCACCTGCATAATTTAAGAGATTATGTAACCGATAATTACAAACAAATTGATGATTATCAATTTGGTGGAGGTGCTGGCATGGTGATGATGGTAGAACCTATAGATAAGTGTATCTCAGACCTTAAAAGTCAGCGGGATTATGATGAAGTAATCTATATGAGTCCCGATGGCGAACGTTTTAACCAGAAAACGGCGAATGCACTTTCCCTTAAGGAAAATATCATTATTCTCTGCGGACATTATAAAGGAGTAGATCAAAGAGTACGCGATCACTTTATTACTAAAGAAATTTCTATTGGTGATTATGTTCTTTCTGGTGGAGAACTAGGTGCTGCTGTGGTTTGTGATGCTATCATTAGGTTAATTCCCGGTGTTTTAGGCAATGAAACTTCAGCGTTAACAGATTCTTTCCAGGACAATTTACTCGCTCCTCCGGTTTACACAAGACCTGCGGAATACAAAGGATGGAAAGTTCCCGAAATATTAACCTCAGGTAATTTTCCGAAGATAGAAGCCTGGAGAGAAGAAAAAGCCTGGGAAAGAACAAAGCGCTTAAGGCCTGATCTTTTGGATGAAACAGAAAAATAA
- the dapF gene encoding diaminopimelate epimerase, translating into MKIPFYKYQGTGNDFVMIDNRQQLISKNNTKLIKKLCDRKFGIGGDGLILLENPEVDGDDFKMVYFNADGNESSMCGNGGRCLVAFARFLGIIENEATFTAIDGPHKATINDHEVSLQMQNLSEIKQLGNTAFLDTGSPHHVVFTKNVTDLDVKKEGAVIRYSDEYLSAGGTNVNFVDMQEDNTFLVRTYERGVEDETLSCGTGVTAVALAAHASGKANGNIVKLIVPGGELSVSFKKENEIYTDVWLTGPAEQVFKGEIVC; encoded by the coding sequence ATGAAAATTCCATTTTATAAATATCAAGGGACGGGAAATGATTTCGTGATGATTGATAACCGTCAACAATTAATATCCAAAAACAATACCAAATTAATTAAGAAGCTTTGCGACCGTAAATTTGGCATTGGTGGAGATGGGTTAATCCTTTTAGAAAATCCTGAGGTAGATGGAGATGATTTTAAAATGGTCTATTTTAATGCCGATGGGAACGAAAGTAGTATGTGTGGCAATGGCGGACGTTGTTTGGTAGCTTTTGCCAGGTTTTTAGGAATTATAGAAAACGAAGCAACTTTTACCGCGATAGACGGCCCCCATAAAGCAACTATTAATGATCACGAAGTGAGCTTGCAAATGCAAAATCTTTCAGAAATAAAGCAATTGGGGAACACTGCTTTTCTGGATACCGGCTCTCCGCATCACGTGGTTTTTACAAAAAATGTTACTGATCTTGATGTGAAAAAAGAAGGCGCTGTAATTAGGTATTCAGATGAGTATCTTAGTGCGGGCGGGACCAATGTGAATTTTGTAGATATGCAGGAAGATAATACCTTTCTCGTTAGAACCTATGAAAGGGGAGTGGAAGACGAAACACTTTCCTGTGGCACCGGCGTTACAGCCGTAGCTTTGGCCGCACACGCATCGGGGAAAGCGAATGGAAATATCGTAAAACTTATTGTTCCCGGTGGAGAATTATCGGTTTCTTTTAAGAAGGAAAATGAAATCTATACCGATGTGTGGTTAACCGGCCCGGCAGAGCAGGTTTTTAAAGGTGAAATAGTATGCTAA
- a CDS encoding trypsin-like peptidase domain-containing protein, protein MKNLSKLLLVSILGGALTLGCYKIFFEEEIPAGLPPVSNTAAEAIPANYSGNIYGTNADFTEAAENTVNGVVHVKNVAVFKGPRTLRDLMYGNNSGGKALQGAGSGVIISPDGYIVTNNHVIREANEVEVTLNNNKTYQAEIIGTDETSDIALLKIDAEGLDYIPFGDSDNVKLGEWVLAVGNPFNLKSTVTAGIISATARDLNTYDATPQSFIQTDAAINPGNSGGALVNINGELVGINTAITSQTGSYVGYAFAVPSNNTRKIVEDIMEYGDVQKGILGIRGGSITQRVIEELDLKTSQGVLVAEVTSGSGAEKAGLKEGDIIKKIDDININKFSDLTGYIYTKRPEDEVLVTFLREGNEKQARVKLSKFETYVISPIKIEVANVTKEDLKALNVENGVKIHRTLSPKLPAEELVGTIITAIDNKPVSNVGDVERIFRSKNPKEDIVITIVDRNGQKQRMVWR, encoded by the coding sequence ATGAAAAATTTATCAAAACTACTTCTCGTCTCCATCCTTGGAGGCGCCTTGACCCTGGGGTGTTATAAAATATTTTTCGAGGAAGAAATCCCGGCAGGCTTACCACCGGTTTCCAATACTGCCGCTGAAGCAATTCCGGCGAATTATTCGGGAAATATTTACGGTACTAATGCCGATTTTACTGAAGCTGCAGAAAACACCGTTAACGGCGTGGTTCACGTTAAAAACGTAGCAGTTTTTAAAGGCCCAAGAACCCTGAGAGACCTAATGTATGGAAATAATAGTGGCGGAAAAGCACTTCAGGGTGCAGGTTCTGGAGTTATTATTTCTCCCGATGGATATATTGTAACTAACAATCACGTGATTAGAGAGGCAAACGAGGTTGAAGTCACTTTGAATAATAATAAAACCTACCAGGCTGAAATTATTGGTACAGATGAAACTTCAGATATCGCTTTATTAAAAATTGATGCTGAAGGTTTGGATTATATTCCTTTTGGAGATTCTGACAATGTGAAACTAGGCGAATGGGTTTTGGCGGTTGGAAATCCGTTTAATTTAAAATCTACTGTTACCGCAGGAATTATAAGTGCCACGGCGAGAGATTTAAATACTTATGATGCCACTCCCCAGTCTTTTATTCAAACTGATGCTGCGATAAACCCGGGAAATAGCGGGGGCGCCCTGGTGAATATCAATGGCGAATTAGTAGGAATTAATACCGCCATCACTTCTCAAACCGGTAGTTATGTAGGTTATGCTTTCGCAGTACCCTCCAACAACACCAGGAAAATAGTAGAAGATATTATGGAATATGGTGATGTACAAAAAGGAATTCTGGGAATTAGAGGCGGAAGTATTACTCAACGCGTTATTGAAGAATTAGATCTAAAGACTTCACAGGGAGTTTTGGTAGCCGAAGTTACTAGCGGAAGCGGAGCAGAAAAAGCAGGATTAAAAGAAGGTGATATTATCAAAAAAATAGACGATATAAACATCAATAAATTCTCTGATCTTACCGGTTACATCTACACTAAGCGACCAGAGGATGAAGTTCTGGTAACTTTTTTAAGAGAAGGTAATGAAAAACAAGCCAGGGTAAAACTTAGCAAATTTGAAACTTACGTTATTTCCCCTATTAAAATTGAAGTTGCTAATGTAACAAAAGAAGACTTGAAAGCTTTAAATGTTGAAAACGGCGTTAAGATTCATAGAACTTTATCACCGAAGCTACCGGCTGAAGAACTAGTAGGAACCATTATTACCGCAATAGATAATAAACCTGTTTCTAATGTAGGCGATGTAGAACGAATCTTTAGAAGTAAGAATCCTAAAGAAGACATCGTTATTACCATTGTAGATAGAAATGGCCAAAAACAGCGTATGGTTTGGCGATAA
- a CDS encoding DUF4249 domain-containing protein encodes MKKSTNLFIFFLAISLISCEEVIDLDLEESEPRLVIDASIIWYLNTEGNEQRITLSKTTGFYEDEIEPVIDAQISIEVDNGEEFIFEHQEQGVYTNNNFNPRFEENYSLEINYQDEIYTASSSFVSVPGIDFIEQNDEGGFTREDLEIEPFFTDPEGEENFYLFTFRDFSISKLSLEIYEDEFTDGNQVSATYSDEDLAAGDEVFVTMEGISEAFYNYLFILRSQGGDNGGGPFQSQPATVNGNIINETNPKNYPFGYFRLSEADSTTYIVQYETHQ; translated from the coding sequence ATGAAAAAATCAACCAATTTATTCATATTCTTTCTTGCTATTAGCTTAATTTCTTGTGAGGAAGTTATTGATTTGGACCTGGAAGAAAGCGAGCCCAGGCTAGTTATAGATGCCTCTATAATTTGGTATTTGAATACTGAAGGTAACGAACAGAGAATTACTTTATCAAAAACTACAGGTTTCTATGAAGACGAAATTGAGCCTGTAATTGATGCACAAATTAGCATTGAAGTAGATAACGGAGAAGAGTTTATTTTCGAACACCAGGAGCAGGGAGTTTATACCAATAATAATTTCAACCCCAGGTTCGAAGAAAATTATAGCTTAGAAATAAATTACCAGGATGAAATATATACTGCAAGCTCGAGTTTTGTTTCTGTTCCCGGTATAGATTTTATTGAACAAAATGATGAAGGTGGTTTTACAAGAGAAGATTTGGAAATCGAACCTTTTTTCACTGATCCAGAAGGAGAAGAGAATTTCTATCTTTTTACCTTTAGGGACTTTTCTATTTCAAAACTTTCTTTAGAGATTTACGAAGATGAATTTACCGACGGCAATCAGGTTTCAGCTACTTATTCTGACGAGGATTTAGCTGCCGGTGATGAAGTATTTGTAACTATGGAAGGAATTTCAGAAGCTTTCTACAATTATTTATTTATACTTAGGTCTCAGGGTGGTGATAACGGCGGCGGACCTTTCCAGTCTCAACCTGCTACGGTAAATGGAAATATTATCAATGAAACCAATCCAAAAAACTATCCTTTTGGTTATTTTAGACTTTCAGAAGCAGATTCAACTACCTATATTGTACAGTATGAAACACACCAATAA
- a CDS encoding DUF6095 family protein — translation MKHTNKEILGKGIKYLAFALPLILIGPSVLFTAFNNQDHPYYIPVLIVGIIALIAAILLLFKGIMTVVKAVFD, via the coding sequence ATGAAACACACCAATAAAGAAATATTAGGAAAAGGAATTAAATACCTGGCTTTTGCCCTGCCATTAATATTAATAGGACCTTCCGTACTCTTTACGGCATTTAATAACCAGGATCATCCTTATTATATCCCTGTTTTAATCGTGGGAATAATAGCTTTAATTGCGGCTATATTATTATTATTTAAAGGAATTATGACCGTAGTAAAGGCTGTATTTGATTAA
- a CDS encoding NADP-dependent isocitrate dehydrogenase has protein sequence MTQIGKIIYTKTDEAPALATYSFYPIVESYTKAANVAMETRDISLAGRILSQFPQYLSEDQKVSDDLAELGELAKKPEANIIKLPNISASIPQLKAAIKELQEKGYKLPNYPDEPSNDEEKKIQATYDKVKGSAVNPVLREGNSDRRAPKAVKNFAKKHPHSMGKWSSDSKSHVATMEGGDFKANEKSLTLNEETDVKIEFTSKSGDKKVLKDNLHLLKGEVIDASLMSKNALLKFLREQVKDAKEKGVLFSLHMKATMMKVSDPIIFGHAVKVFFEDVFNEYGEDIKNAGGDPNSGLGDVLNAIEKLPADKKAEIESKIKADLEQGPDIAMVNSDKGITNLHVPSDVIIDASMPAMIRTSGQMWNKDDKTQDAKAVIPDSSYAPLYQKTIEFCQEHGAFDPTTMGTVPNVGLMAQKAEEYGSHDKTFEIPAAGTVRVIDKSGKTLTEHEVEEGDIWRMCQVKDAPIQDWIKLAVNRAKATGWPAIFWLDENRAHDAELIKKVNQYLPDYDTEGVDIKIMSVAEATKYTLERVKAGKDTISVTGNVLRDYLTDLFPILEVGTSAKMLSIVPLMNGGGLFETGAGGSAPKHVQQFLKEGHLRWDSLGEFLALAASLEHLGEKYENKKALVLSEALDDATNKFLENSKSPSRKVNELDNRGSHFYLALYWAQALAAQDKDADLKEHFKNIASKLEENEEQINKELIDAQGSSVNIGGYYKPEEDLTSKAMRPSKLLNDILG, from the coding sequence ATGACACAGATTGGAAAGATCATTTATACAAAAACAGATGAAGCCCCGGCTTTAGCAACTTATTCTTTTTACCCTATTGTTGAGTCTTACACAAAAGCGGCAAACGTTGCGATGGAAACACGAGACATATCCCTTGCAGGAAGAATTTTATCTCAGTTTCCACAATACCTTTCAGAAGATCAAAAAGTAAGCGATGATTTAGCTGAACTTGGGGAATTAGCCAAGAAACCTGAAGCTAACATTATTAAGCTACCAAATATTAGTGCCTCTATTCCGCAGCTAAAAGCGGCAATTAAAGAACTTCAGGAAAAAGGTTATAAACTACCCAATTATCCAGATGAACCTTCTAACGATGAGGAAAAGAAAATCCAGGCTACTTACGATAAAGTAAAAGGTAGTGCTGTAAATCCTGTACTTAGAGAAGGAAATTCAGACAGAAGAGCACCAAAAGCAGTAAAGAATTTCGCTAAAAAACATCCGCATTCTATGGGTAAATGGAGCTCAGACTCCAAATCTCACGTAGCGACTATGGAGGGCGGAGATTTTAAAGCCAATGAAAAATCTCTTACTCTTAACGAAGAAACCGATGTGAAAATCGAATTCACCTCTAAAAGCGGTGATAAAAAAGTGCTTAAAGATAACTTGCACCTACTTAAAGGAGAAGTTATTGATGCGAGTCTAATGAGCAAAAATGCCCTTTTAAAGTTTCTTAGAGAACAGGTAAAAGATGCCAAAGAGAAAGGTGTGCTGTTTTCACTGCATATGAAAGCTACGATGATGAAGGTTTCTGACCCCATTATTTTTGGCCACGCCGTGAAAGTATTTTTTGAAGACGTTTTCAATGAATACGGGGAAGATATTAAAAATGCCGGTGGAGATCCAAACAGCGGCCTGGGAGATGTCTTAAATGCTATAGAGAAACTTCCTGCCGATAAAAAAGCAGAAATAGAATCTAAAATTAAAGCTGATCTTGAACAGGGACCAGATATAGCCATGGTGAATTCTGATAAAGGAATTACCAACCTTCACGTACCAAGTGATGTAATTATTGATGCTTCTATGCCGGCAATGATTAGAACTTCAGGCCAAATGTGGAATAAAGATGACAAAACTCAGGATGCCAAAGCGGTAATTCCAGATAGTAGTTATGCGCCACTGTACCAGAAGACTATTGAATTCTGCCAGGAACACGGTGCTTTTGATCCTACTACTATGGGAACTGTTCCAAACGTAGGTCTAATGGCTCAAAAAGCTGAAGAATATGGTTCTCACGATAAAACTTTTGAAATTCCAGCTGCCGGAACTGTTCGTGTAATTGATAAAAGTGGAAAAACTTTAACGGAACACGAAGTTGAAGAGGGTGATATTTGGAGAATGTGCCAGGTTAAAGATGCTCCAATTCAAGATTGGATCAAACTAGCGGTTAACAGAGCAAAAGCAACCGGATGGCCAGCTATTTTCTGGTTAGACGAAAACCGTGCTCACGATGCAGAACTTATTAAGAAAGTAAATCAATATCTCCCAGATTACGATACAGAAGGTGTAGATATCAAAATAATGTCGGTTGCTGAAGCTACTAAATACACTTTAGAACGAGTAAAAGCCGGAAAAGATACGATCTCTGTTACAGGAAATGTTCTAAGAGATTATTTAACCGACCTTTTCCCAATATTAGAAGTAGGAACCAGTGCAAAAATGCTTTCTATTGTTCCTCTAATGAACGGTGGTGGTTTATTTGAAACCGGAGCTGGAGGTTCTGCTCCTAAACACGTACAACAGTTTCTTAAGGAAGGCCACTTGCGTTGGGATTCTTTGGGAGAATTTCTTGCACTAGCGGCTTCCCTGGAACATCTAGGTGAAAAATATGAAAATAAGAAAGCCCTTGTACTTTCTGAAGCTTTAGATGACGCCACCAATAAATTTTTGGAGAATAGTAAATCTCCATCCAGAAAAGTGAATGAACTGGATAACCGTGGTAGTCATTTTTACCTCGCTCTATATTGGGCACAAGCTTTAGCAGCCCAGGATAAAGACGCTGATTTAAAAGAGCATTTCAAAAATATTGCTTCTAAATTAGAAGAAAATGAAGAGCAAATCAATAAAGAGCTAATAGATGCTCAGGGATCTTCAGTAAATATTGGTGGTTATTATAAACCTGAAGAAGATCTTACTTCTAAGGCTATGAGACCTAGTAAACTTTTGAATGATATTTTAGGATAA
- a CDS encoding glyceraldehyde-3-phosphate dehydrogenase, whose amino-acid sequence MSFNKVYEKELSFQANRRKATVEFINIISDLWYDKSIELVLFRNQLLNRNVSDILNLHEYAGEFVEKPISIFDSVEIAKAIQDMDLPPAKLDIGKLTYEFHLEDQGHLNAMAFVSDKLKDAKKYDKVVPKDVVLYGFGRIGRLVARELMARTGKGSQLRLRAIVTRGAVDRTVLEKRASLLKNDSVHGDFSGTVSIDEANSALIINGTTVKIISADKPEDIDYTKFGINKALIIDNTGAFRDKEALSRHLKAKGAAKVLLSAPGKGIPNIVHGVNHKEHNPDKISIFSAASCTTNAITPVLKAVQDTLGVVHGHLETIHAYTNDQNLVDNMHSKYRRGRAAALNMVITETGAGKAVAKALPVFEGKLTSNAIRVPVPNGSLAILNLEIEGQTTVEGINNILKKYALEGELVEQIKYSLDNELVSSDIVGSNAPAIYDSKATIVSEDGKNVILYIWYDNEYGYSHQLIRLAKYIAKVRRFTYY is encoded by the coding sequence ATGAGCTTTAATAAAGTTTACGAGAAAGAACTTTCTTTTCAGGCAAACCGGCGCAAAGCGACCGTAGAATTCATTAACATAATTAGCGATCTTTGGTATGATAAGTCAATAGAACTTGTGCTTTTCAGAAATCAATTGCTTAATAGAAATGTGAGCGATATTCTTAACCTACACGAATACGCGGGAGAATTTGTAGAAAAACCAATTTCAATTTTTGATTCGGTAGAAATCGCAAAAGCAATCCAGGATATGGATCTCCCACCTGCAAAACTGGATATTGGGAAATTAACTTACGAATTTCACCTGGAAGATCAGGGACATCTTAATGCCATGGCTTTTGTTTCTGATAAATTAAAAGATGCAAAAAAATATGATAAGGTTGTTCCTAAAGACGTTGTGCTTTATGGTTTTGGACGAATTGGCCGTTTAGTAGCCAGGGAACTTATGGCCAGGACCGGTAAGGGGAGTCAGTTAAGGTTGCGAGCTATAGTTACTCGTGGCGCGGTAGATAGAACGGTATTGGAAAAACGTGCTTCTTTATTAAAAAATGATTCGGTTCACGGAGATTTTTCAGGAACTGTTAGTATAGACGAAGCCAATAGCGCACTTATTATTAACGGCACCACGGTAAAAATAATTTCGGCTGATAAACCTGAGGATATCGATTATACGAAATTCGGAATTAATAAAGCTTTAATTATAGACAACACTGGTGCCTTTAGAGACAAAGAAGCACTAAGCAGACACCTAAAAGCAAAAGGGGCGGCAAAGGTTTTACTTTCTGCTCCGGGGAAAGGGATTCCTAATATTGTTCACGGGGTAAATCATAAAGAACATAATCCTGATAAAATTTCGATATTTTCTGCAGCTTCCTGCACTACAAATGCAATCACCCCTGTTTTAAAAGCCGTTCAAGATACTCTGGGTGTAGTTCATGGCCATTTAGAAACTATTCACGCCTATACTAATGACCAGAACCTGGTAGATAATATGCACAGCAAATACCGCCGGGGTCGTGCAGCTGCGCTTAATATGGTGATTACCGAAACCGGTGCCGGGAAAGCCGTAGCCAAAGCTTTACCTGTCTTTGAAGGTAAATTAACCTCTAACGCCATTAGAGTTCCTGTTCCCAATGGTTCTTTAGCTATTTTAAATCTTGAAATTGAAGGTCAAACCACTGTTGAAGGCATAAATAATATTTTAAAGAAATACGCCCTGGAAGGTGAACTGGTAGAACAAATTAAATACTCTTTAGATAATGAGCTGGTTTCATCAGATATTGTAGGCTCTAACGCTCCGGCAATTTATGATAGTAAAGCCACCATAGTTTCTGAAGATGGCAAGAACGTTATTCTTTACATCTGGTATGATAACGAATACGGCTATAGTCACCAATTAATAAGGTTGGCAAAATATATCGCGAAAGTAAGAAGGTTCACTTATTATTAG